The genomic segment GATCGCCGTGCTGTCCAGCGGTTACATCCTCAGCCGGGGGCTGGCGAAGGCCGGGACGGCTCGGGGGTGGGACATCGGCGCGAGCCGGCGCTACGGACGCCTCGCAGAGGCAAGCACGCCGGAAACGAAGGAGTCTTTTCGTACCAGCGAGCTCGGAGTTCTCGTGCTGACCATCCTCGGCATCCTCCTGGCTGCCGGCGCAGACTCCGGCTTCGACGCGGGAAGCGCATGGCGTCTGATTGCCGTCGTTGCTACCACCTACATGATCTCCCGCGGCATCGCCAAGATCGGGACGCCGCAGGACACGGGAGAACGACGGTCCGCCATCGTCTAGAGCGGCGCGGTTCAAGGGGCCCCGGGAGGGGCCCCTTGGTTTCGGCTCGTCGATACTGGGTCCGTGAAGACGGTCGACGGGTTCGTTGAGGAGAAGGTGCTTCCCGAGTTCCGTGGGGTCGTGGCGTTGCTCCGCGCCCTGATGGCCGAGTGCGCCCCGAACGCCCGGGAGATGATGAGCCACGGGCTGCCCATGTGGATCGACAGGTCGACGCTCGCTTGGTTGAGCCCAACCAAGAAGGACATAACCTTCTCCTTCGCCTTCGGGGTGGACCTCGAGGACAGGTTTGGGCTCCTGAAGGGTGACGGCAAGAACTCCAGGTTTGTGAAGGTCCGCAGCGTGGAGGGCGCCCCGGTGGAGGCGCTGCGCTTCTACATCGGCGAGGCCGTAAAACGAGATGCGCTCTGGTAGGTAGGGTTACGCATCTAACTGAAGAGTCTGGGGGTGAGGTAGTGGCCGAAAGCAGGTCCGTGTTGCTGGACGCCGGGGACATCCAGGTCTCCGCCGAGGTCGACGGGTCGGACAGCTCGAAGAAGGTTCACTTCCTGCTCACCCACGGGGCAGGCGGCGACCGGAACACCGCCGGGCTGAAGGCCCTGGCGCTCGGCCTGGCCGAACACGGCTACCTGGTGGTCCGTCCGGACCTGCCCTACCGGGCAGCCGGACGGTCGACGCCGCCCCTGGCGGAGAAGAGCGTTCCGGGCTTCAACAACATCGTCGCCAGCGCCCGGGAGCAGTTCGGTCCCGACGCCCTGTGGGTGGTCGGCGGCCGCTCGTACGGCGGTAGGGTGGCCTCGATGGCGGTGGCCGGCGGACTGGACGCGGCAGGTCTGCTCCTGTACTCCTATCCGTTGCACCGTCCGGGCAACTCTTCGGAGCCCCGGGTGGCCCACTGGCCGCAAATCCTGATCCCGTCGCTTTTCCTTGAGGGCACCCACGACCCGTTCTGCGACCTGGAGGTGTTCAACCGGCACCTGCTCGAGCTGGGGCTGAAGGCCCGGGTTCACGTGATCGAGGGCGGGGACCACAGCCTGCGGGTTGCCAAGGTCAACTCGCCGGACGGAAAGGCCCGCTCGGAGGCCTCGGTGGTCGCCAGCCTGGGTCCGGTTGTCGAGGACTGGGTCGAAACCCTGGTTCTAGCTCAGGCCCCGTAGGTCCCAAGCCGCATCGTCGCCGCCAGCATGAACGCCATCAGGTCCTTGGCGTACTGGTGCCCGAAGCCCCCCATCCGGGCGGCCTCCTCGTCGAACCGGTCGACCAGGTCGACGCCGACGTTCTCGCCCCGCATAAGGAAGGGGACCGGGTGCCAGGAGTGCCGGCCGAAGGCCGCCGGCGTGGCGTGGTCCCCGGTGACGCAGACGACCCCCGGGTTGAGCGCCAGAACCTGCGGAATGGTGCGGTCGACCTGCTCGATGGCCGCGATCTTGCGGGCGTAGTCCCCGTCCTCGCCGGCCGAGTCGGTGGGCTTTTGGTGCAGGAAGAAGTAGTCGTACTCGTCCCAGTGGACCTTCATGTCCTCGACCGTCTCCTCCCAGCCGGCGGTCTCGGCGGCGACGTCCATGCCGACCAGCTTCGCCAGGCCCCGGTACATCGGGTAGCTGGCGGCGCCCCGGGCCTTGAGCAGGTAGCGGAGGGCAAAAGGTTCGATGGGCCGCAGGGTGTCGAAGCCCCGGAGCAGCAGGAAGTTGGCCTGCTCGTCGGCGAGGATCAGGCGGACCTGGTCCAGGAAGCGCTCCAGGATGATGGCGGTTCCCGCCGCTTCGTTGCTGCGTGCGATCGGCGGGTTGGGCGTGATCCCGATGACGCCCGGGTCGGTGTCCTTGATGTCCGCGGACAGCCCCATGCCCCTCAGCACCAGGAGACCCCGGTGGTCCCGCTCGGTCTCGAGGAAGAACTCGATCTCGCC from the Actinomycetota bacterium genome contains:
- a CDS encoding DUF1801 domain-containing protein — translated: MKTVDGFVEEKVLPEFRGVVALLRALMAECAPNAREMMSHGLPMWIDRSTLAWLSPTKKDITFSFAFGVDLEDRFGLLKGDGKNSRFVKVRSVEGAPVEALRFYIGEAVKRDALW
- a CDS encoding alpha/beta family hydrolase, with the translated sequence MAESRSVLLDAGDIQVSAEVDGSDSSKKVHFLLTHGAGGDRNTAGLKALALGLAEHGYLVVRPDLPYRAAGRSTPPLAEKSVPGFNNIVASAREQFGPDALWVVGGRSYGGRVASMAVAGGLDAAGLLLYSYPLHRPGNSSEPRVAHWPQILIPSLFLEGTHDPFCDLEVFNRHLLELGLKARVHVIEGGDHSLRVAKVNSPDGKARSEASVVASLGPVVEDWVETLVLAQAP
- a CDS encoding 2,3-bisphosphoglycerate-independent phosphoglycerate mutase codes for the protein MQELIPSLVRKSDSKIVLLVLDGLGGVRTSERGTELSEAKTPNLDRMAAEGMSGLHTVVAPGVTPGSGAGHMALFGYDPIQYLLGRGALSAAGVAFDLRAGDVAARVNFCTLDSDGRVIDRRAGRIPTEENARLCKIIRENVKMEGEIEFFLETERDHRGLLVLRGMGLSADIKDTDPGVIGITPNPPIARSNEAAGTAIILERFLDQVRLILADEQANFLLLRGFDTLRPIEPFALRYLLKARGAASYPMYRGLAKLVGMDVAAETAGWEETVEDMKVHWDEYDYFFLHQKPTDSAGEDGDYARKIAAIEQVDRTIPQVLALNPGVVCVTGDHATPAAFGRHSWHPVPFLMRGENVGVDLVDRFDEEAARMGGFGHQYAKDLMAFMLAATMRLGTYGA